From one Thalassobaculum sp. OXR-137 genomic stretch:
- a CDS encoding nuclear transport factor 2 family protein: protein MSRPPLPPFDAESAALKVRKAEDAWNGRSPEQVSLAYTPDSQWRNRAEIFSGRDRIVAFLTRKWAREHDYRLIKELWAFTDNRIAVRFAYEYRDDAGSWFRAYGNENWEFAPDGLMQRRIASINDLAITADQRLFHWPQGPRPQDHAGLSDLGL from the coding sequence ATGAGCCGTCCACCCCTCCCGCCCTTCGACGCGGAGAGCGCCGCGCTCAAGGTGCGCAAGGCCGAAGATGCCTGGAACGGGCGGTCGCCCGAACAGGTGTCGCTGGCCTATACGCCCGACAGCCAGTGGCGGAACCGCGCGGAGATCTTTTCCGGGCGCGACCGGATCGTCGCGTTTCTGACCCGCAAATGGGCGCGCGAACACGACTACCGGCTGATCAAGGAACTCTGGGCCTTCACCGATAACCGCATCGCCGTCCGCTTCGCCTACGAGTACCGGGACGACGCCGGGTCCTGGTTCCGGGCCTATGGCAACGAGAACTGGGAGTTCGCGCCCGACGGCCTGATGCAGCGTCGGATCGCCTCGATCAACGATCTGGCGATCACGGCGGACCAACGGCTGTTCCACTGGCCCCAGGGCCCGCGCCCGCAGGATCATGCCGGCCTGTCGGACCTCGGCCTGTAG